In Paenibacillus guangzhouensis, a single window of DNA contains:
- a CDS encoding endo-beta-N-acetylglucosaminidase, giving the protein MKGKLKKRFVVILASVLTVGTMLNASNVLAGGDTLPPRPGEQGFKGKNQPVYHGYRKQNIVDWTPASDEYYDFMRAKVPLQNRNEAFKPTQANPMLDQEVQSLLLTGDYGNEFFNPTIYNDQFAQYLFNFWQYVDYTASWHGVVTNPTPDSLFDPEADWWQREYEFGVVNIPNPAYTNAAHKNGVKSLGCVFFPRTEHTDDFIYKDENGRFPVADKLVEMAKYYGFDGYFVNAEETLPASFMPLYQEFIRAMTSQGIYVQVYASNLYGPTNQSKWGKIDYYNKDASLFSNWIKSPEDQSIAANSLYMNPDPSKSQVDGSVAGMKALGLDPRNTVFNTLEAGQTGFSGTRGALYNTLDENLVPRTGIASLGASTVFDHLDEQLFGHSGPNKYTENRRGNPDYYKYISQRERTWFSGASDAPTYNEGKGTLASAGMTQEQLQEAVLNATPNPVKTANDPDRGQPNPGQQYKTWPGLAAYISERSVIDGSNFYTNFNTGHGMEYYIDGEVSNNNQWANINIQDILPTWQWWIDTEGTRLKVDFDYGKKYSAGNDYTQLGGYHGGSSLAIFGDLDATNFIHLYKTKLDIKDSSKLNMTYNKPSATDASSVKVGLIFEDDPSNVEYIDIPSGANKTTKGWVQKNLDLSPFAGRTLASFGLAFTPEQGTIENYQFNVGEIKITDGTVAKAPVPTGLKMDKSFDTSEMYISWTLDDYSKVERYNVYAEYENGTEIFLGGTYDDRFYIKSLYDPQGTVNIKVTAVGADGRESKAAVVKKDFSKTVKNINTTEKVGSIDVTWETPAVQYAKAKVDVTLNYSNKEGVSTTVAQGTYEAKVEIPLADGSAYTVRISLLDAKGNVVSYADHTGVLKDDHADAYEGVATLKGTKVKLSGPTSDDWWHLYVSQDGKQIPFKDGRAYAIRGIDDLTSIPVKGASGVLEVVLEDFNGNKSEPVQVSFGTTLTNE; this is encoded by the coding sequence ATGAAAGGTAAACTGAAAAAACGTTTTGTGGTTATTTTAGCATCCGTATTAACTGTTGGTACGATGCTGAATGCTTCTAACGTACTGGCCGGCGGCGACACACTGCCACCGCGTCCTGGTGAACAAGGTTTTAAGGGGAAAAACCAACCTGTCTATCATGGGTATCGAAAACAAAATATTGTGGATTGGACACCTGCGAGCGATGAATATTATGACTTCATGCGAGCGAAAGTGCCGCTTCAGAATCGTAATGAAGCTTTCAAACCAACGCAGGCCAATCCGATGTTGGATCAGGAAGTTCAAAGCCTACTTTTAACAGGAGATTATGGCAACGAATTTTTCAACCCGACGATCTATAATGATCAATTCGCGCAATATTTGTTTAACTTCTGGCAATACGTGGATTATACGGCGTCTTGGCATGGTGTAGTAACGAACCCAACGCCTGATTCTTTGTTCGATCCGGAAGCAGATTGGTGGCAGCGTGAATATGAGTTTGGTGTGGTGAATATTCCAAACCCGGCGTATACCAATGCCGCTCACAAAAACGGTGTTAAATCGTTAGGTTGCGTTTTCTTCCCAAGAACAGAACATACCGATGACTTTATTTATAAAGACGAGAATGGAAGATTCCCAGTCGCGGACAAACTCGTTGAAATGGCGAAATATTACGGATTTGACGGGTACTTCGTGAATGCAGAGGAAACGTTGCCTGCAAGCTTTATGCCTTTGTATCAAGAATTTATTCGTGCGATGACCTCGCAAGGAATTTATGTGCAAGTCTATGCTTCGAATCTATATGGACCGACGAATCAGAGCAAGTGGGGAAAAATCGATTACTATAATAAAGATGCTTCCTTGTTTAGCAACTGGATCAAGTCTCCAGAGGATCAGTCCATTGCTGCGAACTCCTTGTATATGAATCCAGACCCAAGTAAATCCCAGGTAGATGGATCTGTTGCAGGCATGAAGGCATTAGGCTTAGATCCTAGAAATACGGTATTTAATACGCTTGAAGCGGGTCAAACCGGATTTAGCGGAACACGCGGCGCATTATATAATACGCTTGATGAAAATTTAGTACCAAGAACAGGTATCGCTTCGCTAGGGGCTTCAACAGTATTTGATCACCTGGATGAACAACTCTTTGGTCATTCAGGACCGAATAAGTACACGGAAAATCGACGCGGCAACCCGGACTATTACAAATATATCTCGCAGAGAGAAAGAACATGGTTCTCAGGTGCGTCCGATGCTCCTACATACAATGAAGGAAAAGGAACACTAGCTTCAGCTGGTATGACACAGGAGCAATTACAAGAAGCAGTATTAAATGCGACGCCAAACCCTGTGAAAACAGCGAATGACCCTGATCGTGGACAGCCAAACCCAGGTCAACAATATAAAACTTGGCCAGGTCTAGCCGCATACATTTCCGAAAGATCCGTAATCGACGGTTCCAACTTCTATACGAACTTTAATACCGGACATGGTATGGAGTATTACATTGACGGTGAAGTGTCGAATAACAACCAATGGGCGAACATCAACATTCAAGATATTCTTCCGACATGGCAATGGTGGATTGATACGGAAGGCACTCGTCTAAAAGTAGATTTCGACTATGGTAAGAAATATAGCGCAGGAAATGATTATACGCAGCTTGGCGGATATCATGGCGGAAGTTCTCTAGCCATCTTTGGTGATCTGGATGCAACGAACTTTATCCACTTGTACAAAACTAAATTAGACATTAAAGATTCTTCAAAGTTAAACATGACGTATAACAAACCATCAGCTACAGATGCGAGCAGCGTGAAAGTTGGTTTGATTTTTGAAGATGATCCATCCAACGTGGAGTACATTGACATTCCAAGTGGCGCGAACAAAACGACCAAAGGATGGGTTCAGAAAAATCTTGATCTATCTCCGTTTGCAGGTAGAACATTAGCATCTTTCGGTTTAGCTTTCACGCCTGAACAAGGAACGATTGAAAATTATCAATTTAACGTAGGCGAAATAAAAATTACAGATGGTACTGTTGCAAAGGCTCCCGTGCCAACAGGCTTAAAGATGGATAAGTCCTTTGACACGTCTGAAATGTATATTTCATGGACTTTAGATGATTACAGTAAAGTAGAGCGATACAATGTGTATGCGGAATATGAGAATGGCACAGAAATCTTCCTAGGCGGAACCTATGACGACAGATTTTATATTAAGTCTTTGTATGACCCGCAAGGTACGGTGAACATCAAAGTTACAGCCGTTGGTGCAGATGGAAGAGAGAGTAAAGCAGCCGTTGTTAAGAAAGATTTCTCCAAGACGGTGAAAAATATCAATACAACTGAAAAGGTTGGATCGATTGATGTCACTTGGGAAACACCAGCAGTTCAGTATGCTAAAGCAAAAGTAGACGTAACATTGAACTACTCCAATAAAGAAGGGGTTTCAACGACAGTAGCACAAGGAACATATGAAGCAAAAGTTGAAATTCCATTGGCAGACGGAAGTGCTTATACCGTTAGAATTTCATTGTTGGATGCTAAGGGTAATGTGGTTAGTTATGCAGATCATACAGGTGTACTAAAAGATGATCACGCGGATGCTTATGAAGGCGTTGCAACCTTGAAAGGCACGAAAGTGAAACTATCCGGCCCAACATCCGATGACTGGTGGCATTTATATGTCTCGCAAGATGGCAAACAGATTCCATTTAAAGATGGAAGAGCGTATGCGATTCGAGGTATTGATGATTTAACATCCATTCCAGTAAAGGGAGCTTCAGGCGTACTTGAGGTCGTATTAGAAGACTTTAACGGCAATAAGTCGGAGCCTGTACAAGTTTCATTTGGAACAACGCTTACCAATGAGTAA
- a CDS encoding YqkE family protein, translating into MAKKMKQQTRQAQTMAAQDKPATLKDLLDPKVLEKLKAQANDMKQEEEARKAAKRKQEEEARQAEQKRRENDFEYLLNNTKQDWKQYK; encoded by the coding sequence ATGGCGAAGAAAATGAAGCAGCAGACGCGCCAAGCGCAAACAATGGCTGCTCAAGATAAACCGGCAACGCTCAAGGATCTCCTCGATCCGAAGGTGCTCGAGAAGCTAAAAGCGCAAGCTAATGACATGAAGCAAGAAGAAGAGGCTCGTAAGGCAGCCAAGCGGAAGCAGGAAGAGGAAGCACGGCAAGCAGAGCAGAAGCGCCGAGAGAATGACTTCGAATATTTACTGAATAACACGAAGCAAGATTGGAAGCAATATAAGTAA
- a CDS encoding helix-turn-helix transcriptional regulator — translation MLRAEQDTSTRRVVLTLLKTRGGLLVSELAKSLQITEMAVRRHLNTLERDGLVRSSLVRQSIGRPSLVYELTELADNHFPKNYQNLLLELLQELEENHAEDPAAGQAMVNRLFEGRKAKLLRKYAPRMEGKNLNERLIELTEIQSTNGYMAELTQGEQGDYLLHEHNCPITQVAHVYQQACQCELALFKELLGTEVERTECLAKGGLRCTYRIPSSN, via the coding sequence ATGTTAAGAGCGGAGCAGGATACATCAACACGGCGTGTTGTTCTTACATTATTGAAGACGAGGGGCGGACTCCTCGTTAGTGAGCTAGCGAAATCGCTGCAGATCACGGAGATGGCGGTGAGACGCCATTTAAATACATTGGAGCGAGATGGGCTTGTACGAAGTTCGCTCGTTCGGCAATCGATTGGACGTCCGAGCTTGGTCTATGAATTAACAGAGCTCGCAGATAATCATTTTCCGAAGAACTATCAGAATTTGTTACTGGAGCTGCTGCAGGAGCTGGAAGAGAATCATGCTGAGGATCCTGCGGCCGGACAAGCGATGGTGAATCGATTGTTCGAAGGGCGTAAGGCGAAGCTGCTTCGCAAGTATGCGCCTCGTATGGAAGGCAAGAATCTGAATGAACGGCTGATCGAGCTGACGGAAATTCAGAGCACGAATGGGTATATGGCAGAACTTACGCAAGGGGAGCAGGGGGACTATCTGCTGCACGAGCATAATTGTCCGATCACCCAAGTCGCTCATGTCTATCAGCAAGCTTGCCAATGCGAGCTCGCATTGTTCAAGGAATTGCTCGGCACCGAGGTAGAACGAACCGAATGTCTTGCCAAAGGCGGACTAAGATGCACTTATCGCATTCCATCATCCAATTAA
- a CDS encoding DUF86 domain-containing protein: protein MYYVNREQLELRLQCIPSIAEAMREIGAGWNGSKVEGLAQERALHLAIETVTDVGSYLIDGFIMRDASSYEDIIEINAEEQVFPRELTPVLIELVRLRKPLVQEYYAWPSQERHPFLAVLPDVLETFASSVRQYVERELGAFHT, encoded by the coding sequence GTGTACTATGTGAATCGTGAGCAACTTGAATTACGGCTGCAATGTATTCCTTCGATTGCGGAAGCGATGCGTGAGATTGGAGCCGGTTGGAATGGCAGCAAGGTGGAAGGGCTAGCGCAAGAGCGGGCGCTGCATCTTGCGATTGAGACTGTCACGGATGTCGGCAGTTATCTTATCGATGGATTTATTATGCGTGATGCCAGCAGTTATGAGGACATCATTGAGATTAATGCGGAAGAGCAAGTATTCCCGCGCGAACTCACCCCTGTACTGATTGAGCTTGTGCGGCTGCGCAAACCGTTAGTGCAGGAATATTATGCGTGGCCAAGCCAGGAGCGCCATCCATTTCTAGCCGTATTACCGGATGTGCTGGAGACTTTTGCATCATCCGTACGTCAGTATGTTGAACGAGAATTAGGTGCGTTTCATACGTAA
- a CDS encoding Dabb family protein, translated as MIRHIVLFKLKDRSPESVERTASVLRAMEGQIPELKSIEVGKDVMHSDRSYDIALVTTFDSLESLAAYNVHPEHQKVIAHMAEARESSISLDYEV; from the coding sequence ATGATTCGACATATTGTGTTATTTAAACTAAAAGACCGTTCACCGGAGAGCGTGGAGCGGACTGCGAGTGTACTTCGAGCAATGGAAGGTCAGATCCCCGAACTTAAGAGCATCGAAGTAGGGAAAGATGTCATGCATTCCGATCGTTCTTATGATATCGCTCTGGTGACGACTTTTGATTCGCTTGAGTCGCTTGCGGCATATAATGTCCATCCGGAACATCAGAAAGTTATCGCCCATATGGCTGAAGCGCGTGAGAGCTCCATCAGCCTGGATTATGAAGTATAG
- a CDS encoding phage holin family protein: MLLNQIALNTMTGIVGSVVTFAFGEWSQLLTFFLVAITIDYITGIAASLLEGQGLNSNTGFWGIARKVFMLFIIMLGHQMDLLLGTEIIMSGAIYFYLANELISITENYGRLGLPLPQKIRDMIQILKQRDK, from the coding sequence ATGCTATTGAACCAAATCGCTCTGAATACGATGACCGGCATTGTTGGTTCCGTCGTGACTTTTGCTTTTGGGGAGTGGAGCCAATTGCTCACATTTTTTCTAGTCGCCATTACCATAGATTATATTACCGGCATTGCAGCTTCGCTGCTTGAGGGACAAGGGTTAAATAGTAATACGGGATTCTGGGGGATCGCACGCAAAGTATTCATGCTCTTCATTATTATGTTAGGGCATCAGATGGACCTGCTGTTAGGGACTGAAATCATAATGTCAGGTGCGATATATTTTTACTTAGCGAACGAGTTGATCTCAATCACGGAGAATTATGGACGATTAGGGCTTCCGCTGCCTCAGAAGATTCGCGACATGATTCAAATTCTGAAACAGAGGGACAAATGA
- a CDS encoding 6-phospho-beta-glucosidase, with protein MSNPNAGLKVAVIGGGSSYTPEIVEGFIQKYNEMPIRELWLVDIEEGKHKLEIVGELAKRMVKKAGIPTEVHLTLDRRAAIKDADFVTTQIRVGLLEARKRDEHIPIKYGVIGQETTGPGGMMKALRTVPVILDICRDIEELAPNAWMLNFTNPAGIVTEAVAKYSKVKSIGLCNSPINFQKFLAKQYGVKQSETMPEFVGINHLHWVTAAYVNGEDKLDELIDGGKEYTASNVTAMDWDYDFLSSLRAIPTYYLRYFYMMNEMFADMKASLEKNGTRAEVVSRVEAELFELYKDEHLQEKPKQLEQRGGAYYSEAAVNLMYSLHNNIQDIQTVNVLNGNIYDFLPADASIEVNCVITGHGPIPLPPQRVPSHVKGLLKAVKTYEELTIEAAITGDRGLALQALVHHPLVPSVSVAKDMLNEMLEANRKYLPNFFREDV; from the coding sequence ATGAGTAATCCAAATGCAGGCTTAAAAGTAGCAGTCATCGGTGGAGGTTCTTCGTATACACCGGAAATCGTCGAAGGTTTTATTCAGAAGTACAATGAGATGCCGATTCGGGAATTGTGGCTCGTGGATATTGAGGAAGGCAAGCATAAGCTCGAAATCGTAGGCGAGCTCGCGAAGCGTATGGTGAAGAAGGCGGGTATCCCGACAGAGGTTCATTTAACGCTGGATCGCCGCGCTGCAATCAAGGACGCCGATTTCGTCACGACGCAGATTCGTGTTGGCCTGCTTGAAGCGCGTAAACGCGATGAGCATATTCCAATCAAGTATGGTGTGATCGGACAAGAGACGACGGGCCCAGGGGGCATGATGAAGGCTCTCCGCACGGTTCCTGTCATTCTAGATATTTGCCGCGATATTGAAGAGCTGGCACCAAATGCATGGATGCTCAATTTCACGAATCCCGCAGGGATCGTAACCGAAGCGGTAGCGAAATATTCAAAGGTGAAATCGATTGGATTATGCAATTCGCCGATCAACTTCCAGAAGTTCCTCGCGAAACAGTATGGTGTGAAGCAGAGTGAGACGATGCCTGAATTCGTAGGGATCAATCACTTGCACTGGGTAACGGCGGCTTACGTCAACGGGGAAGACAAGCTGGATGAGCTCATTGACGGCGGCAAGGAATATACGGCATCGAACGTTACCGCGATGGATTGGGATTATGATTTCTTAAGCTCCTTGCGCGCGATCCCAACCTACTATCTTCGTTATTTCTATATGATGAACGAAATGTTCGCTGATATGAAGGCGTCGCTTGAGAAGAACGGTACCCGCGCCGAAGTGGTTAGTCGTGTGGAGGCTGAATTGTTCGAGTTGTACAAAGATGAGCATTTGCAAGAAAAACCGAAGCAGTTGGAACAGCGTGGAGGCGCCTACTACTCGGAGGCAGCGGTGAACCTCATGTATTCCCTGCACAACAATATACAGGATATCCAGACGGTCAATGTGCTGAACGGCAATATTTATGATTTCTTGCCAGCAGATGCAAGTATTGAGGTGAACTGTGTGATTACGGGTCATGGACCAATACCATTGCCACCACAGCGTGTGCCAAGTCATGTCAAAGGCTTGCTTAAAGCCGTGAAGACGTATGAAGAGCTAACGATTGAAGCGGCGATTACCGGGGACCGTGGTCTCGCGCTGCAAGCTCTTGTACATCACCCGCTCGTGCCTTCCGTATCCGTTGCGAAAGACATGCTGAACGAAATGCTCGAAGCAAACCGCAAATATTTGCCGAACTTCTTCAGAGAAGACGTGTAA
- a CDS encoding N-acetylglucosamine kinase → MSRFLGVDAGGTKVHALIVDEQGQVLGQGIVFGNGNHQTGKEEAENNIRSACEQALASAGLQKDDIAFAFFGLAGADRGPDFEILNPMIAALKFKRYKIVCDTMIAMRAGTRDASGVVIISGTGSNCAARNKKGEELDYGGFGYMFGDGHGSGTDLAIHAFRSVVRAWDERGPATLLTDLVLKHTDSMSVEELFDDILYGRKSLPLDMGKLVFEAAAKGDTLSIQILEQEGTEFGNAANALIRRLNMQEDAFDVVLGGSVFSKSTSRHMIDAIAQEVQSLAPHARFVRVEMDPVVGAVMSAMDGAGHSINDAVYNQLHQIKFL, encoded by the coding sequence GTGAGTAGATTTCTAGGCGTAGATGCGGGCGGGACCAAGGTTCACGCACTCATCGTCGATGAGCAAGGACAAGTGCTCGGGCAAGGGATTGTATTCGGAAATGGGAATCATCAGACTGGCAAGGAAGAAGCGGAGAATAATATTCGTTCTGCATGTGAACAAGCTCTAGCCTCAGCGGGGTTACAGAAAGATGATATTGCGTTTGCGTTCTTCGGGCTTGCAGGTGCGGACCGGGGGCCAGACTTCGAAATTCTAAATCCGATGATTGCTGCCCTAAAGTTTAAGCGCTATAAGATTGTATGTGATACGATGATCGCCATGCGTGCGGGTACAAGAGATGCATCAGGCGTTGTCATTATTAGTGGAACAGGGTCCAATTGCGCAGCACGAAATAAAAAAGGCGAAGAGCTCGATTATGGCGGTTTTGGCTATATGTTCGGCGATGGACACGGGTCAGGTACGGATCTTGCGATTCACGCTTTCCGCTCTGTTGTGCGGGCTTGGGATGAACGCGGACCTGCTACGTTGCTGACAGATCTGGTCTTGAAACATACAGACAGCATGAGTGTTGAGGAGTTGTTCGATGATATTCTGTATGGACGCAAGTCATTGCCGCTCGATATGGGGAAGCTTGTCTTCGAAGCGGCAGCGAAGGGTGATACCTTAAGCATCCAGATTCTCGAGCAAGAAGGTACAGAGTTCGGCAATGCGGCGAATGCCTTAATTCGAAGATTGAACATGCAGGAGGATGCGTTCGATGTCGTGCTCGGCGGCAGCGTATTCTCGAAGAGCACAAGCCGGCATATGATTGATGCGATTGCGCAGGAAGTGCAGAGTCTTGCACCGCATGCACGCTTCGTACGCGTCGAGATGGATCCTGTTGTAGGGGCCGTGATGAGCGCAATGGACGGTGCGGGTCATTCGATCAATGATGCAGTCTATAACCAATTACATCAGATTAAATTTCTATAA
- a CDS encoding AraC family transcriptional regulator: protein MHKIQSSIPSDTIDLPPSFPILISQSQGISPLFQRLHLHNELEINLIVRGSGYYIIDGNKYTFSQGDIILINSNELHRAFETEELTMMVVMFDPSWLAIEQRYDPELLAPFREIGTRFSNVLDANNPVIEELRRMLYGMEEEFDRKLPSYVSIIRAHLIRFLASIHRSFALQELPKHAAKLQGIENIRKVVEQMEQHIAEPWCLQQLADLAHLSPSRFSFLFSQIVGTSPMDYLIQLRLGAAVHLLETSDYKIIDICTQCGFRNLSNFNRLFRHYMGRSPSELRK from the coding sequence ATGCACAAAATTCAATCTTCCATACCGAGCGATACGATCGACCTCCCGCCGTCGTTTCCGATTCTCATCTCGCAAAGTCAGGGCATCTCGCCGTTATTCCAACGACTACACCTGCACAATGAACTCGAGATTAATCTCATCGTACGCGGTTCAGGGTATTACATTATCGATGGGAACAAATATACCTTTTCGCAAGGTGACATCATTCTGATCAATTCCAATGAATTGCATCGCGCTTTTGAGACGGAGGAGCTGACGATGATGGTCGTCATGTTCGACCCTTCCTGGCTCGCGATTGAACAGCGTTATGATCCGGAGCTGCTCGCTCCATTCCGAGAGATCGGAACGCGGTTCTCGAATGTGCTCGATGCGAATAACCCGGTTATTGAAGAACTCAGACGAATGCTCTACGGCATGGAGGAAGAGTTCGATCGGAAGCTCCCTTCCTATGTATCCATCATACGTGCCCATCTGATTCGGTTCCTCGCTTCGATACATCGATCCTTCGCGCTGCAGGAGCTGCCAAAGCATGCGGCCAAATTGCAGGGGATCGAGAACATTCGGAAGGTGGTTGAACAGATGGAGCAGCATATTGCCGAGCCCTGGTGCTTGCAGCAGCTAGCCGATCTGGCTCACCTGAGTCCATCTCGTTTCAGCTTTTTGTTCAGTCAGATTGTAGGCACTTCGCCGATGGATTACTTAATCCAGCTTCGCCTAGGAGCAGCCGTGCATCTCTTGGAGACATCCGATTACAAAATCATTGATATTTGTACCCAGTGCGGCTTCCGTAATTTATCGAATTTCAATCGGTTATTTCGTCATTATATGGGTAGATCGCCATCGGAGCTGCGAAAGTAG
- a CDS encoding acetate uptake transporter, with protein sequence MQTQQVKMTTADPSALGLFGLAMVTLVASSQKLGWTDGLSLIIPWAIFLGAFAQLFACIHDAKKNNTFGATAFGGFAFFWFSVALAWLFKMGAFGEIIASQADGKQLGFAFLGYLIFSLYMTIGAMETHKVLFIIFVLIDFLFLGLTFDAFGIMSHVMHKVAAIAEFCIAIFSFYGSAAAVLNVHFGRTFLPVGQPFHIFKK encoded by the coding sequence ATGCAAACACAACAAGTCAAAATGACTACAGCGGATCCGAGCGCACTCGGACTTTTTGGCCTAGCGATGGTTACGCTTGTCGCATCCAGCCAAAAACTCGGATGGACCGACGGTCTGTCACTCATCATTCCGTGGGCGATTTTCCTCGGGGCCTTCGCACAGCTCTTCGCCTGCATCCATGATGCCAAGAAGAACAATACATTTGGCGCAACCGCATTTGGCGGATTCGCATTCTTCTGGTTCTCGGTTGCACTCGCTTGGCTGTTCAAAATGGGCGCATTCGGTGAGATCATTGCCTCGCAAGCAGATGGCAAACAACTTGGATTTGCTTTTCTAGGCTATCTGATCTTCTCACTCTACATGACCATCGGTGCAATGGAGACGCACAAAGTACTCTTTATCATCTTCGTCCTCATTGACTTCTTGTTCCTCGGACTCACCTTCGATGCATTCGGCATCATGTCGCATGTCATGCACAAGGTCGCTGCCATCGCTGAGTTCTGCATTGCGATTTTCTCCTTCTACGGTTCTGCCGCTGCCGTGCTTAATGTGCATTTCGGTCGCACATTTTTGCCGGTTGGACAACCGTTCCATATTTTCAAGAAATAG
- a CDS encoding helix-turn-helix domain-containing protein — MRKLRQWRRMQGVCAQCGEHPSERYLCKRCEERRNKNRQVIEAQRARLGQCTKCGRPMQGCESCEFCYKKYPLRKLKRWQIGNERLYLAIEASKISIPELAQALDLKTRTVERWVFEGITPKRENADKVAKYFNQPVSRFFRDYTEQ, encoded by the coding sequence ATGCGGAAATTGCGACAATGGCGTCGCATGCAGGGGGTATGTGCACAGTGCGGCGAACATCCGAGTGAACGATATTTATGCAAGCGCTGTGAAGAGCGCAGGAATAAGAATCGCCAGGTGATCGAAGCACAGCGAGCTAGACTTGGGCAATGTACGAAGTGCGGCCGCCCCATGCAGGGATGTGAGAGCTGCGAATTCTGTTACAAGAAGTATCCGCTGCGTAAGTTGAAGCGGTGGCAGATCGGGAATGAGCGACTGTATCTCGCGATCGAGGCATCGAAGATTTCCATACCTGAGCTTGCCCAGGCGCTGGATCTGAAGACGAGAACCGTTGAGCGCTGGGTATTCGAGGGGATTACCCCAAAGCGTGAGAATGCGGATAAGGTTGCGAAATATTTCAATCAACCCGTCAGCCGTTTCTTTCGAGATTATACAGAGCAATAA
- a CDS encoding PAS domain-containing sensor histidine kinase, translating to MCPEQVHSHGVAYEQAVVGMAYVSEKGEILHANFALCSMLGYEPDELRSLTAQEITYPEDRSEVFMLMQAMLMEEAFERRELRIRLQHQQEHILDVHFHISHLREKQGEEAFLIQVLPRTGEQIRPHDMHDLEEELDQLLEDLPFTVLITRGGVIQYANPAGLRLIGASHLEEVLGLSTNQLVDASYHQQLELRRRRYRNYQRIGPTRYRVHCLTGELKDVEGVSLSFQYRGNRAALGIYADITERKREEEQLVQSEKLAVVGQLAAGIAHEIRNPLTSINGFMKLFQTGRTRDVRYFEIIESELKRIESIVNELLILARPHQAHLQHLDIVAILDHVMSLMSVQAILKKVEIHGNMNQYPIWVSGDSNQLKQVLINLLKNAIDAMQGGGNVYVTTGVCGQEVRIVIRDEGCGMTPEQLEQIGQPFYSTKETGTGLGLMISYNIIVNHGGIITASSEVNQGTSFEIVLPLVFEA from the coding sequence GTGTGTCCTGAGCAAGTTCATTCGCATGGTGTCGCATATGAGCAAGCGGTTGTTGGGATGGCTTATGTATCGGAGAAAGGTGAGATCCTCCATGCGAATTTCGCTTTATGCAGCATGCTGGGTTACGAGCCTGATGAATTACGAAGTTTAACAGCCCAAGAGATTACATACCCGGAAGATCGTAGTGAAGTCTTCATGCTGATGCAAGCCATGTTGATGGAGGAAGCATTTGAGCGGAGAGAGCTCCGGATACGTCTCCAGCATCAGCAGGAACACATTCTCGATGTGCATTTCCATATTTCTCACCTTCGCGAGAAGCAGGGTGAGGAGGCTTTTCTCATCCAAGTGCTTCCGCGGACGGGAGAGCAGATACGCCCACACGATATGCACGATCTTGAAGAAGAATTGGATCAGCTGCTGGAGGATCTCCCGTTCACTGTTCTTATTACCCGTGGCGGTGTGATTCAGTATGCGAACCCGGCGGGGCTTCGACTGATTGGCGCATCGCATCTGGAAGAAGTCTTGGGGTTATCGACAAATCAACTCGTAGATGCGTCTTATCATCAACAGCTTGAATTGCGAAGAAGACGTTATCGGAATTATCAACGAATCGGTCCGACCCGGTATCGTGTGCACTGTCTGACAGGCGAACTGAAAGATGTTGAAGGCGTCTCTTTATCCTTCCAATACCGAGGTAATCGAGCTGCGCTAGGAATTTATGCTGACATTACGGAACGTAAGAGGGAAGAAGAGCAGCTGGTGCAATCAGAGAAGCTTGCTGTTGTCGGACAGCTCGCAGCGGGCATTGCGCATGAAATTCGTAATCCCTTAACCTCGATTAATGGGTTCATGAAGTTGTTCCAGACAGGTCGTACAAGAGATGTACGCTATTTCGAGATTATAGAATCGGAATTGAAACGGATTGAGAGTATCGTTAATGAGCTTCTGATCTTGGCACGGCCTCATCAAGCGCACCTTCAGCATTTGGATATTGTAGCGATTCTGGACCATGTGATGTCCCTCATGAGTGTACAAGCGATTCTCAAGAAGGTAGAGATCCATGGCAATATGAATCAGTACCCGATCTGGGTGTCTGGCGATTCGAATCAATTGAAGCAGGTGTTGATTAATCTGCTCAAGAATGCGATAGATGCCATGCAGGGCGGGGGAAATGTGTATGTGACCACCGGGGTCTGCGGACAGGAGGTACGCATCGTGATTCGCGATGAAGGATGCGGGATGACGCCAGAACAGCTCGAACAGATTGGTCAACCGTTCTACTCTACGAAGGAAACGGGCACGGGTCTCGGACTTATGATTAGTTATAATATTATTGTGAATCATGGCGGTATCATTACGGCATCAAGCGAAGTTAATCAAGGAACGTCCTTTGAGATTGTTCTCCCCTTGGTGTTCGAAGCGTAA